From Humidesulfovibrio mexicanus:
CCTCTGGCGCCATCTTGGCGGCCTGCTTGCGCGCCTGCTCCACGCCCACTGCAGCCTGCAGGCTCATCATGCGCCGGGTGTAGTTTTTGGTCACCTCCGCAGCAGGCCCTATTTCAATGATGCGGCCGTCCTCCAGCCACATGACCCGTTCGCACAGGCGCACCACCTCGCTCAGGCTGTGGGATATGAACAACAGGGCGCGCCCGCCCATGGCCTTCTGGTTCATCCGTCCCAGGCACTTCTTCTGGAAGGCCATGTCACCGCCGGAAAGAACTTCGTCGAGCATCAGGATGTCCGGTTCCAAATGGGCCGCCACGGAAAACGCCAAACGCGACACCATGCCCTTGGAATAGTGCCGCACGGGCATGTCGATAAAGTCCTTGAGCCCGGAAAACTCGATGATCTCCGGCAGCTTCTCCGTTACCTCAGCGCGCGTCATCCCGTGCAGGGCTGCGTCCTGGAAGATGTTCTCCCTGCCGGTGAGGCTCGGCTTGAATCCGACCCCGACGCCGAATAGCGCTGTACTGCGTCCGCGCAAAACGGCTGTTCCCTCCGTGGGGTAGGCCAAACGGGACAAAATGCGCATCAACGTGGTCTTGCCCGAACCATTGCGGCCAATGATGCCAAAGCGTTCGCCCGGCTCAACATCGAAACTGATGTCCTTGAGCGCCCAGAAAAGCTTCTCCGGCGAGGGTTTGAGCAACCCGAGCATGATCTGGCCGGGCAGCAACAGAGTATCGCGCAAGCGCATTCGGCCCGCGCTGTGTGCGGCGCTTCCCTTGGAATATTGTTTGGAAAGCCCCCGAACACTGATGATGGGCTTCATGGGGGCCGCCCCTTGGGCGTTACAGCTGGTCAACGAAGTACTCCTCCGCCTTGCGGAACATGCGCGTGCCCACCACCACCATGCACAGGGCGAACCCGGCCGAGTACAGGAACTGCCACAGAGGGAAGGGGTAGTCGGCGAACAGGCAGGACCGGAAAGACAGCAATATCCCGGCCATGGGATTGAGGGCCACAATGAGCTGGGCGCGATCGTTCAGCATGGCCGGAGAATACAGCACAGGGGAGACGAACAGGCCGAGATACAGGCACAGCTGAAAGATCTTCTCAAAATCGCGGCTGATGGCGTTGAGCGCGGCGAAGGCCGTGCCCACCCCATAGGTGAGCAGCAGGCACAGCAAAACGGGCAGTGGCAAAAGCAAAATGCGCAGCCCCGGCCCCACCTGCAGAAAGAGCATCATGACCGCCAGCGGGATGCAGCAAAGAAACAGCGAGTAGACCCCGGACAACGATGCCGCCAGTGGGGGGATGAGCCGGGGGAAGTACACCCGCTTGAGGATGCCCGCTTCCTTGTCGATGGAGCGGGACACATCTCGCGCGCCCTCCGCAAACAGGAACCACAGTATGATTCCGGAGAAGAAGTACAGGGAATATGGAATCTCCAACTGCACGTTCGCCTTGGAATTCTGCTTGATGAACAGAAACACGCCGAGCATAGCCAGAGGCCGGGCCACGGCCCAGAAGAAGCCCAGGCCCAGGTCGTCGTACTGCATGCGGATGTTGCGCCACAGCAGGCTCTTGAGCAGTGCCCGGTAGGACCAGAGCTCCCGCAGACTGTAGGCCGGGGTGCTGGCGTACGGGCGAATGTGCACTTCGACCACTTGGGGGCGTTCGCCCTGGCCCCCGATGCACTGTGCGCCGCCAGAAGGCACTGCCTGCTCTGTCATCCCTGCCGCCTCATGGTTCTGCCTTGCGCCTGCGCCCGAAGCGCAGTCATCCGCGCCCGTCCGCCCTATCCTGCCGCACGGCCCGCCGTCTCCGGGTACATGTGCCGGTACCAGGGGAAGCTCCGCACGGCGGCGACGATCTCCGGCGCAATGGCGTATTCCGCTTTGAAGCGCTCGTAGTCCGGGTTCCCCTCGGCCACGTTGCGGCACACGGGCTGTATGGGAGGCTCGCCGCCCAGGGCGCGGTACACCTCGGCGTACACGCGGTTGAAGTCCTCCAGACGGATAACGGCCACCCTGGCCAGCTCGCCCTCTCCGATGACATACCCGGCCGGTTCTGGGCTTGGAAGAGACAACACGTCAACGCCGAAGACATCCCGTATCTCCCGGTCGAAATAGTTTCGAAACCGCAGGACAAAGCTGCAGGCGAATTGCTCGAAAAAATTGTCGAAGCTCTGCGCAGACAGACTGCCGGCAAAATAGTCCCGCACCTTCTCCCCGTACTTATGGAAAAGTGCGGAGCGCAGCACGGCCAGAGGCTCACGCGTAAGCGTGATGATGACAGGCTTGGCGCTACTGTTGGCGCACGCCATGCGCGTTGCGACAATCTCCTGCAACTTGGACGGGGTTACTTGGACATGAAAGGTCGAAAGCCCGTGGGCATGTCTCACAAGACAGCCGGGAAAGGAACCCTTTGCCGTCCAGTAAGCGGTCTGCGAGCCGCACTTGTGCATGGAGATGACGCCAACAAAAGGGGCGGGCTTGGGCGGCTTGTGTCCAATCTCCCCACGTGCCCGCGCCAGAGACCAGCCCGGCACGGCGGTTGGACCAGCCTTCAAGAAGGCCTCGGCCAGGGACTTGGCGTCCAGGCCATGGGCTTCCAAAGCCTCGGGCGGCGTACCGCAGGCGGGCCAGCCTTCCACCCCGAAAGTGCGCACGGTGACCCCCGCTCCCAGGCCCTTCTTGTGCAGCACGCGGGAAAGGCAATCCCCCAGGCCGCCCACGGGCGAGTGGTCCTCCAGCACGTGCAGAGTGGAGAAGCGACTGATCAAAGAGGCCAGCCAATAGGTTTCAGCGCAGTTCAGCCAGGGCATGTTCACCACCATGAGGCTGAAGCCCTTTTCTGCCAGGATTTCGGCAGCGCCCAGCGCCTCGTGCAGCATCACCGGCCCGTAGGAGATGAGCACGGCATCGGTCCCCTGGCGCAGCACCGTGCCCCAGCCCGGACGAAGGGCATAATCCGGTGGCAACTCTATGCGCCGGGGCGAAGGGCCGATGATGAGCCTGAGCATACTGCTCTTTGGATTCTTGTTCACGCACCAGGAAAGCGCCTGCTCCGTCTCTTCGGAGTTACAGGGCTGGAGCATGGTGATGCCCGGCGTGGCGCCCAGGAGCGAGATATCACGGAGGCTCTGGTGCGACTTGCCCGGCCCGGCGGGAATCAGCCCGGCGTAATGACACACATAGATGATCTTGGTCCGCTCCGAGGCGTTATTGTAGATCTGCTCATTGGGGCGCGAGGCCAGAAACGAGGCGAAGGTGTTGACCACCGGAACCATGCCCGCGCGGGCCAGGCCTCCGGCCATGGAAACCATGTCCATCTCGGCGATGCCGTTCTCCACGAAGCGCTCGGGAAAAGTCTGTTCAAAGAGCCGCACCCGGCAGTCGGCGGCCAGATCTCCGTCCAGCACCACTATCTTCTCGTTGGCGCGGGCAAGCTCCACAAGGGCCTTGCCATAAGCATCGGCCACGTATTCGCGCGTTACCCCGCTTGGGGCCTTGGGCCGGGGCGAAACCTCCTTTGGTGCCACGGGGGCGATGCCCAGCCCCTCAAGCCGGGCGTTCACCCTTGCCAGCAGTTCGCCCCAGGCGCGAGCAAAAGGTTCATCCGCAGGCGCGCCGGAGTGCCACGGGTACAGGGACTGGGCCTCCGGCATTGCGCTGGGGTGCTCCATGAAGCTCACCCCGCGGCCCTTGATGGTGTCGGCAATGAGTATCCGGGGGCCGGCGACCTCGCGCAGGCGGGTCAGAGCGGCGTCGAGCGCAGCCATGCTGTTGCCGTCGCAGCGCTCCACATGCCAGCCGAAGACGCGGAACTTGGCCTCAAGGTCGCCCAGGTCGGTTATCTGGCTTACAAACTTGTCGCTCTGCACCTTGTTGTGGTCCACTATGACCACAAGGTTGCCCGTCTTCTGCTGCGCAGTGGTTTGCAGGGATTCGTATATCTGCCCCTCCTGCAACTCGCCATCGCCTAGAAGCACGTAAACCGTGCCGCCGTGACCCTGCAGGGTTTTGCCCACGGCCATGCCGCGCCCCTTGCCAATGCCCATGCCCAGGGAGCCTGTGTTGGCCTCCACTCCTGGAATCTTCACGTCCGGGTGGCCGTCGAGCCCGCCCAGGCGGCGCAGAAGCAGCAATTTCTCCTCCTTGATGACGCCCATGGCGTACAGGAGGGCGTACAGACCCGGCGCATCGTGCCCCTTGGACGAAAAGTAGACATCGCGATGGGGGCTGCCCACGCCCACCTCAAGGGTGTTCATCACCTCCGTGTACAGCCAGACCACGATGTCCATGGCCGACAGGCTGGAACCAAGATGGCCGGACCCGGCGATCTTGACTGCGGCCAAGGTGTTCAGGCGGCACAGATCGGCGGTAAGTTCGGCGCGGGTGTGGCGGTCGGAGACGGAGGCGCGCACACGGGCGATGTCCTCGCGGGTTATGATGCACGGCGTGGGCATAAGAGATTCCTTCGAGCTTGAGCGTTGTTTGGATCCGAGGGCTATGCCGAGGCAGACGGCATGTGCGGCAATGAGACCTGCCCCTCTGCCAAAAGCCGCTCCGCCCGTTCCCAATCCTCGGGCCTGTTGATGTCGAAGCCTTCATACCCTTGGGTCAAGAAAGGCACAACCGCCTCCCCGGCGATGGTTCCCCCCTCAAGGGGGACACGGCTCCAGGCCATCTCCAGACTGGCGTTCTGCACGTAGACCATGGGCAGCGCCTGATACTGGCAGCTGTGCCAGGGCCGGTCGCTCTCGCCCAGGGGCAGGAGCGGAAGCATTCTGCGGCCACGCAGCACCCACATCTTCCCTGGATGCTGCGCGCAAGGCTCTATGGCCCGCAGGGAATCCGCGCCCTCTTCGGCCACGAACTGCTCCCAGGCCCGTCGGATGGTTTGCGGCGTGCGAAAGGGGCTGGTGGGCCTGAGGATGCTAAAGCAGTCCGGGCACGCGCCCTGTTCGCCCAGGCGAGAGAGCGTGAAGCGCACCCACTCGATGTCCGGAGAGAGGTCTCCAGCGAATTCCACCGGACGCATGAAGGGCACGCTGGCCCCGTACCTCTGTCCCACCTCGGCGTATTCTGCGCTGTCCGTGGAGAGGACGACATCCGAGAATACACCGCTGGCCCGTGCGGCGAGGATGGAGTAGGCCAGCAAAGGGTGGCCGCCGAGCAGACGGATGTTCTTGCCTGGCACCCGCTTGGACCCACCCCGCGCGGGGATGAGGGCCACCACGCCGGGCATGCCCTCAGACCTGTGTCGGGTCTGCGTGGATAAAGACATTTTTCAACTCGGAATAGATGTTAATGGCCTCGGTGCCGGGCTCGCGCGTTCCGTTTCCAGAATCCTTGAATCCGCCGAAAGGCATGTGTGGCTCGCTGCCGTAGGTGGCTCCGTTGATGGACACCACCCCGGCCTGCATGGCGTGCATGAAGCGTATAGCGCGGTTCATGTCGCGGGTATGGATGCAGGCCGTGAGCCCGTATGGCGAATCATTGGCCAGGGCCAGGGCCGCCTCAAAACCGGGGGCCCGGTACAGACAGGCAATGGGTCCGAAGAGCTCCTTGCGCGAAATGGTCCACTGCGGGTCCACGTCTTCCAGGATGGTGGGCGCCACGTAGAAGCCTTGGGCGTGGGCAGGGCCCGTCATCCTGTGCCCACCTTCGAGCACGACCGCTCCCATCAGGCGCGCCTCGTCCACGGTGGCAAGCATGGAGTGCAACTGCCGCTCGTTGATCACCGGGCCAAGATCGTCGTTATCGGCAGTACCGACCTTGAGGTCACGCGTGCGCTCCACAAAACGAGACCGGAACTCCTCGTAGACGGAATCGAAGACGATGAAGCGGCTGGCCGAGGCGCAACGCTGTCCGGCGTTGCTGAAGGCAGAGAGCACAGCGAAGCTAACGGCCCGCTCCAGGTCCGCATCGTCGCAGACCACAAAGGGGTTCTTGCCGCCGAGTTCAAGGGAGACCTTGGCCAACCTCCCGGCGCAGACCTCCGAGATGCTCCGGCCCACTGCCGTGGAGCCCGTGAAGCTGACCACTCCCACGCGGGCGTCCGCAACCAGGGGGGCTCCGGCCTCAAGCCCGGTCCCCTGCACGATGCTCAACACCCCTGCTGGTAGCCCGGTCTGGTGGGCGATGTGCCCGAAGAGCCATGCCGTGCCGGGAGTGTCCTCCGCGGCTTTGAGCACAGCGGCGTTGCCGCAGACCAAGGCCGGAAAAACCTTCCAGGCCACGTTGGCGATGGGCGTATTCGCGGCGATGATGAGCCCGGCCACGCCCACGGGCTGGCGGAGCATGAGGGTGGTGCGGCCGTCCACCGCGCTGGTGCAGGTCTTGCCGTACAGCCGCTGGCCCTCGCTGGCGTAGAACAGGCCAAGGGCGGCGGCGCCGTCAACCTCGCCCAGCGCCTCCTTGCGGGACTTGCCCGTCTCAAGCGCCACCATCTCCGCAAGCTCGTCACGGCGGGAACGCATTCCCAGCACGACTTCATGAAGAATCATGCCGCGCCGCACGGCGGGCAACGCCCCCCAGGCGGGCTGTGCGGCCTCGGCGGCGCAAAGCGCAGCGTCAACGTCCTGCGCAGTGGAGGCGGCACAACGGGACAGCACCCGCCCATCGGTCGGACTGATCTTGTCGAAAAGCTTGCCCAGAATGGCGGGCTGTTCCACCCCACCGATCCAGTTCGGCACCATATGTGGAATGCTCATGAGCGGTCCTTGCTTGTGGTTCCTCGCCCCGTGGTCGGCCAGACGGCCTTGCTTCGTAATGGGGCACAAAGTCTGCCAAAAACTCGCTGCCCAGGCAACCCGAAAGCCCCGAGACCCAAAGCGCCTAGTCTGCCGCCTGCCGCAACCTGCGCCGCTCCCACTCCAGGGTGTCGCGCACGATGTCCTCGATTGCATCGCGCCGGGGCTTCCAGCCTGTGGCCTTCACCAGCTTGGAGCAGTCGGCCACCAGGCTCGGCGGGTCGCCCGGCCTGCGGTCCACATGCTCGACGGGAAAATCAACGCCGCTCACCTTGCGCACGGTTTCCACAATCTGGCGGACACTGAACCCCCGCCCGTACCCGCAATTGAACACCCCACCCCGGCCGCCTTGCTCCAGGTGGCGCAGCATGGCCACATGCACGTCGGCCAAATCGGAAACATGCACATAGTCACGCGTACAGGTGCCATCAGGCGTGGGATAGTCCGTTCCAAAAACCTGTAAGACGGGACGGACCCTCAGCGCAGTCAGGCAGGCCACCTTGATGAGATGCGTCGCGTCTGGCGTGACATTGCCGAGGCGACCTTCGGGATCGGCACCGGCGACGTTGAAGTAGCGGAGGCTTACTGGAACAAATCCCGGATGCGCGAGCGCCGCATCATGGAGGATCCGTTCGCACATGAGCTTGCTGCTGCCATAAGGGGTGATGGGCTCCACAGGGCTCGCCTCGTCCACAGTGCAGCCTTGGGCCGTCCCGTAGACCGCAGCGCTGGAAGAAAACACGAAGTGCGGCACGCGCGCCTCCACCACGGCGAGCGCCAACGAGGCCGTTGTGGACACGTTATTGCAGTAATACTTCAGAGGGGCGGCAACGGATTCGGGAGCCACAATGCTTGCAGCGAAATGGATTACCGCGTCCGGGGCCTCCCTGTGCAGCAGTTCGCGCACAAGGCCTGAATCCGACAGGTCGCCGTGCACAAGACGCGCCGGGGGCAGCACCATCTCCTTGCGACCGGTGGAGAGATTGTCCAGAACGAGCACATCGTAACCGCCTTGCACAAGGGCAAGGCAAGTATGCGATCCAATGTACCCAGCGCCGCCGGTGACCAGAATCTTCGGCATGTCTCTCCCGTCATTTCACTGCTGAGGAGAACGGCCGAGAATCGCCCTTGGTCCCCACCAGCCAGATGCCCTGCTTCTTCTTCAAGGTATGGTAGTAGGTATCGAGCACGCTGACTCCGCCATTGTCCAGGCGGTGCTTCAACCAGTCGTACCCAATGTAAACGCCGCTCCAGGTGGTATAGGCCCTGCGCTGGTAGGGCTTATCCTTGCCCGGCTCAAAGTGCAGACTGTATTCCTCGAAGTTTTCCGTGCGGTGCGGATTGTCGAAGCCCGTGCGCTCGAAGTCCTGGCAGTTGACGTTGAGCATGAGCAGACCGCCGGGCTTGAGCACCCGCAGCATTTCGTCCACAGCGCAGGCGTAAATGGAAAGCCGGTGGATGTGCTTGAGCACAGCGAAGGAAAACACCACATCGGCGCAGGCGTCGTCCAAATCGCAGCGGTTATTCTCGTCCAGCAGGTGCAGAGAGCGCACTCCGGGGACGAGGTCGCGGCAATGCCTGAGCATGGTTGGCGAAATATCGATGCCGGAGCATGGGTGTCCGGCCTCCAGCACGGCCTTCAGGATACGCCCCATGCCGCAGCCGTATTCCACCATGTAAGGTGTGTCTGCTCCGGTCCGCACCAGGGGAATACGCGGAGCGATGTGTTTGGCAAAGACTCGCTGCCCTTTGGCAAAAAAGCTCTCCAGCATCTCGGGACTGAAATTCTCCGCATCCGCCTCAATGAGATCGGGCGTGGTCATGACAGCATACAGCGGATTCTCACGAGCCTTTTCTTCCCAGTCGTTGCTGGTCCAGTGCTCAGGCACCACCTGCCCAGGCTTGATCTTCAGGGCCATAGGCTCTCCTCGCTCTTTTCATTCGCTGCGTTCCATTGGCCGGAACGCTCATCATGAATAAAACAAGCCGCGCAGCGCACAGCTGTTGGTGGCGGTGGCATCGCGTCTTGGCATCGGCAGTCTACCAGGCCGTCCAGCCCCCGTCGATAATCATCGTCGCCCCCGTCATGTAGGACGATGCATCGGACATAAGGAACACCGCCGCACCGTTGTACTCATCCTCGCGAGCCATTCGCCGCATGGGCACGCGCTTGGCATACTCTACCAAGAACCGTTCGTCCTGGTTGTTGAACACGCCCCCGAAGCACAGCGTGTTCACGCGCACCCCGGCCTCGCCCCAATACGTTGCGAGATAGCGCGTCATGTTCAACAAGGCGGACTTGGAGACGCTATACGCCACAGGCTTGAAGAACTCCTCGCCCGCATCGCGGCGGAATTGGTAGAGATCCTGGTTGGGAGACACCAGTCCATATGTGGAGCCGATATTCACCACGGATCCGCGCCCGGCTTTGGCCATGGCCCCGCCAAACACCTGGCAGGCAAGAAACACGCCCGTCACGTTGACCTCCATCACCCTACGGAAGGAGGCATTCGGATAGGATTCGAAAGGGCCGTTCTCCTCTGCCGGAGAGCCCGGCGGAGAATCAAGGGCCGCGTTGTTGATCAGGCCAAAGGGGGCCTCCCAACGCGAGGCGATGCAGGTAAGGGCGGCTTCAAGGCTGCACCGGTCGGTGACGTCCGCGTGCACGTAACAGATGGACTCGCTCTCAGCGAACCAGTCGGGCGGAACCACAGGCAGGTCCACAACGGCGACCCTCGCTCCATGGGCGACCAGAGACGCCATGAACTGGCGTCCGAGTTGTCCCAGACCGCCGGTGATGACAACAACACGGTCACAAAGATCGAACAAGGAAGATTGGAACATGGACAGCTACTTCAACATCTCAAGAGTCAACGCCTCGTCTTCGACCAAGACATGCGTCAGCGTTTTGCCAAGCACAGAGTCGAGCATGTATGGCATCAGGCCGTCTCCAGGACACTTGAGGGCAAGGTCGGCCTCAGTGAGGACTGTCCCCACCGACAGATTTCGAGCGGCCACGATCTTCTTGCGCATCTTGAGCAGAGGCTTCTCCTCCATCGGCAAGCAATGCTTGTCTGCGCTGCCCAGCGCTTGCTCCGCACGCTTCAAATCGCGCACAAGTTTGCGCATCCCGGTCGGCTCGATGGAAAAGGCATGGTCCGTGCCGCGCATGGCACGGTTGAGTGTGAAGTGCTTTTCAAAAACGCGTGCACCCAGCGCGAAAGCAACCATCGCCAAAGAAATGCCATTCTGGTGATCTGATAGGCCGATAACAATGTCCGGGAAGCGTTTCAGATACGTCTCAATCACACGCAGGTTCATATCCTGCGCCTCGCATGGGTAGGCCGCAGTACACTGAAGTATGCAGAAATTGGCATTAAGAGGCATTATTGTGTCGTAGGCCCGCACAACATCATCTAGTGAACAGCCGCCAGTGGAGACCACCATGGGCTTGCCCATCCTGGCCACATGGCGCAATAGTGGCGTGTTCACCAAATCACAGGAGGCAATTTTGATGACCGAGGTCCCCACCATGCCGAGAAAATCCGCACTGGGTACATCGAATGCGGTACAGGCGAAATCCAAACCAAGTTCCGCCGCGTAAGGGACAAGGACATTAAACTCTGACTCGCCAAACTCAAGAGCCTCACGATGCTCACCATATGTTGCACCGTATGCATTCTCACTATTATAAGGTGCATTATATAGTGATTTACAAAACAAAGTTTGATTGTCGCGCTTCTGCAGCTTAACAGCGTCAACGCCGCAATCTTTCGCGCACAGGAACATATCTCGCGCAGTATCGAGATTGCCTTGGTGATTGTGACCAATTTCGGCGATAACATAGGCGGTACTCTCATCGGCCACAACTGAATCGTTTACAACGAATTTGCGCATAGTGCTAACGCCCTCTTACAGTTTCTCGCTTTTCACACAAGTAACAAAACACATTCCATACGTAAGCCGCCCGCAATTCCGTGTTGCTCAAATCTTCTGTCACGGAACCCTGCAGAATTGCAAGGCCACTCCGACTGGTTCCGGCGGTCAAGCGGCAATTCGATTATCCCTCTTCTGAAATCAAATACACCAGCCTGCGCCCAATGGCAACACGTAGCGTTCTCGCGAGAACAACGACTTGGATTACTTGCGCCTGGAGTCAAAGGGAGACGATCACACGGTCAAAATCTAACACAAGGGATCGACGAAAGTCCGATCGTCGAAACGGTGACGAATAATGCTGCCTCAGTACCTTAAAGAGGCTGCCTGTCATTTTTCGTAAACTAGGGGGACAAAGCAATTGCCTTCGGTACTTCTGCAATCGGCATGGCACAAGCAATGCGCACATGAAAAATAAAAAAA
This genomic window contains:
- a CDS encoding ABC transporter ATP-binding protein → MKPIISVRGLSKQYSKGSAAHSAGRMRLRDTLLLPGQIMLGLLKPSPEKLFWALKDISFDVEPGERFGIIGRNGSGKTTLMRILSRLAYPTEGTAVLRGRSTALFGVGVGFKPSLTGRENIFQDAALHGMTRAEVTEKLPEIIEFSGLKDFIDMPVRHYSKGMVSRLAFSVAAHLEPDILMLDEVLSGGDMAFQKKCLGRMNQKAMGGRALLFISHSLSEVVRLCERVMWLEDGRIIEIGPAAEVTKNYTRRMMSLQAAVGVEQARKQAAKMAPEDKGADRGGPGAAFLGAFISEPGGEPAEQLYREKPVRITLRFLALRDDIVLLPVIHLMKDGVHVLTSHPAEALRWTVGTTCTASVDIPADLLNRGEYSVTLGVVTPARPKWRHFYLESSLCFNIVQEFHPESLFADAYRGVVRPSLPWTMTDEHPAAGGAK
- a CDS encoding ABC transporter permease: MTEQAVPSGGAQCIGGQGERPQVVEVHIRPYASTPAYSLRELWSYRALLKSLLWRNIRMQYDDLGLGFFWAVARPLAMLGVFLFIKQNSKANVQLEIPYSLYFFSGIILWFLFAEGARDVSRSIDKEAGILKRVYFPRLIPPLAASLSGVYSLFLCCIPLAVMMLFLQVGPGLRILLLPLPVLLCLLLTYGVGTAFAALNAISRDFEKIFQLCLYLGLFVSPVLYSPAMLNDRAQLIVALNPMAGILLSFRSCLFADYPFPLWQFLYSAGFALCMVVVGTRMFRKAEEYFVDQL
- a CDS encoding transketolase C-terminal domain-containing protein, with the protein product MPTPCIITREDIARVRASVSDRHTRAELTADLCRLNTLAAVKIAGSGHLGSSLSAMDIVVWLYTEVMNTLEVGVGSPHRDVYFSSKGHDAPGLYALLYAMGVIKEEKLLLLRRLGGLDGHPDVKIPGVEANTGSLGMGIGKGRGMAVGKTLQGHGGTVYVLLGDGELQEGQIYESLQTTAQQKTGNLVVIVDHNKVQSDKFVSQITDLGDLEAKFRVFGWHVERCDGNSMAALDAALTRLREVAGPRILIADTIKGRGVSFMEHPSAMPEAQSLYPWHSGAPADEPFARAWGELLARVNARLEGLGIAPVAPKEVSPRPKAPSGVTREYVADAYGKALVELARANEKIVVLDGDLAADCRVRLFEQTFPERFVENGIAEMDMVSMAGGLARAGMVPVVNTFASFLASRPNEQIYNNASERTKIIYVCHYAGLIPAGPGKSHQSLRDISLLGATPGITMLQPCNSEETEQALSWCVNKNPKSSMLRLIIGPSPRRIELPPDYALRPGWGTVLRQGTDAVLISYGPVMLHEALGAAEILAEKGFSLMVVNMPWLNCAETYWLASLISRFSTLHVLEDHSPVGGLGDCLSRVLHKKGLGAGVTVRTFGVEGWPACGTPPEALEAHGLDAKSLAEAFLKAGPTAVPGWSLARARGEIGHKPPKPAPFVGVISMHKCGSQTAYWTAKGSFPGCLVRHAHGLSTFHVQVTPSKLQEIVATRMACANSSAKPVIITLTREPLAVLRSALFHKYGEKVRDYFAGSLSAQSFDNFFEQFACSFVLRFRNYFDREIRDVFGVDVLSLPSPEPAGYVIGEGELARVAVIRLEDFNRVYAEVYRALGGEPPIQPVCRNVAEGNPDYERFKAEYAIAPEIVAAVRSFPWYRHMYPETAGRAAG
- a CDS encoding acylneuraminate cytidylyltransferase family protein; its protein translation is MPGVVALIPARGGSKRVPGKNIRLLGGHPLLAYSILAARASGVFSDVVLSTDSAEYAEVGQRYGASVPFMRPVEFAGDLSPDIEWVRFTLSRLGEQGACPDCFSILRPTSPFRTPQTIRRAWEQFVAEEGADSLRAIEPCAQHPGKMWVLRGRRMLPLLPLGESDRPWHSCQYQALPMVYVQNASLEMAWSRVPLEGGTIAGEAVVPFLTQGYEGFDINRPEDWERAERLLAEGQVSLPHMPSASA
- a CDS encoding aldehyde dehydrogenase family protein, translating into MSIPHMVPNWIGGVEQPAILGKLFDKISPTDGRVLSRCAASTAQDVDAALCAAEAAQPAWGALPAVRRGMILHEVVLGMRSRRDELAEMVALETGKSRKEALGEVDGAAALGLFYASEGQRLYGKTCTSAVDGRTTLMLRQPVGVAGLIIAANTPIANVAWKVFPALVCGNAAVLKAAEDTPGTAWLFGHIAHQTGLPAGVLSIVQGTGLEAGAPLVADARVGVVSFTGSTAVGRSISEVCAGRLAKVSLELGGKNPFVVCDDADLERAVSFAVLSAFSNAGQRCASASRFIVFDSVYEEFRSRFVERTRDLKVGTADNDDLGPVINERQLHSMLATVDEARLMGAVVLEGGHRMTGPAHAQGFYVAPTILEDVDPQWTISRKELFGPIACLYRAPGFEAALALANDSPYGLTACIHTRDMNRAIRFMHAMQAGVVSINGATYGSEPHMPFGGFKDSGNGTREPGTEAINIYSELKNVFIHADPTQV
- the galE gene encoding UDP-glucose 4-epimerase GalE — translated: MPKILVTGGAGYIGSHTCLALVQGGYDVLVLDNLSTGRKEMVLPPARLVHGDLSDSGLVRELLHREAPDAVIHFAASIVAPESVAAPLKYYCNNVSTTASLALAVVEARVPHFVFSSSAAVYGTAQGCTVDEASPVEPITPYGSSKLMCERILHDAALAHPGFVPVSLRYFNVAGADPEGRLGNVTPDATHLIKVACLTALRVRPVLQVFGTDYPTPDGTCTRDYVHVSDLADVHVAMLRHLEQGGRGGVFNCGYGRGFSVRQIVETVRKVSGVDFPVEHVDRRPGDPPSLVADCSKLVKATGWKPRRDAIEDIVRDTLEWERRRLRQAAD
- a CDS encoding class I SAM-dependent methyltransferase, which gives rise to MALKIKPGQVVPEHWTSNDWEEKARENPLYAVMTTPDLIEADAENFSPEMLESFFAKGQRVFAKHIAPRIPLVRTGADTPYMVEYGCGMGRILKAVLEAGHPCSGIDISPTMLRHCRDLVPGVRSLHLLDENNRCDLDDACADVVFSFAVLKHIHRLSIYACAVDEMLRVLKPGGLLMLNVNCQDFERTGFDNPHRTENFEEYSLHFEPGKDKPYQRRAYTTWSGVYIGYDWLKHRLDNGGVSVLDTYYHTLKKKQGIWLVGTKGDSRPFSSAVK
- a CDS encoding SDR family oxidoreductase, producing MFQSSLFDLCDRVVVITGGLGQLGRQFMASLVAHGARVAVVDLPVVPPDWFAESESICYVHADVTDRCSLEAALTCIASRWEAPFGLINNAALDSPPGSPAEENGPFESYPNASFRRVMEVNVTGVFLACQVFGGAMAKAGRGSVVNIGSTYGLVSPNQDLYQFRRDAGEEFFKPVAYSVSKSALLNMTRYLATYWGEAGVRVNTLCFGGVFNNQDERFLVEYAKRVPMRRMAREDEYNGAAVFLMSDASSYMTGATMIIDGGWTAW
- a CDS encoding N-acetylneuraminate synthase family protein; its protein translation is MRKFVVNDSVVADESTAYVIAEIGHNHQGNLDTARDMFLCAKDCGVDAVKLQKRDNQTLFCKSLYNAPYNSENAYGATYGEHREALEFGESEFNVLVPYAAELGLDFACTAFDVPSADFLGMVGTSVIKIASCDLVNTPLLRHVARMGKPMVVSTGGCSLDDVVRAYDTIMPLNANFCILQCTAAYPCEAQDMNLRVIETYLKRFPDIVIGLSDHQNGISLAMVAFALGARVFEKHFTLNRAMRGTDHAFSIEPTGMRKLVRDLKRAEQALGSADKHCLPMEEKPLLKMRKKIVAARNLSVGTVLTEADLALKCPGDGLMPYMLDSVLGKTLTHVLVEDEALTLEMLK